Proteins from one Ramlibacter sp. PS4R-6 genomic window:
- a CDS encoding MFS transporter, with amino-acid sequence METTNARAPLAFASSRVHYAWVMVAVTFLYSVFATSSLGVPAVLILPMAKDLGWSIGEISAPQGLRVALFGLCAPLAGGLMLRYGVRRMVGFSGALLMVGLVMSITMTQKWQLWLGMGILLGLAPGMTAMQLTAVVPARWFVAHRGLAIGVLGASVATGTLIFMPLAAWVSEVWGWRVALMIPAVGAFLSWGLFLWLGRERPQQIGLQPLGATAPVPVPPPTHTNFVRLSINALAMGSKRWMFWVLVFTFAICGVSSFGLTQAHLVPFCSDMGIPLGVSASLLAVIGVFDMLGTIGSGWLCDRYDNRWLLAMYYGLRGVALIWLVYANVSTTGLLIFAVIYGLDFIATVPPTVRLSVQAFGQEMGPAVFSWIFAAHHVSAGLMLVATGISRDMIGTYAPSFLVAGLLCLVAAASFSAVRAPRPATA; translated from the coding sequence ATGGAAACCACCAACGCGCGGGCGCCGCTCGCCTTCGCCTCGTCGCGTGTCCACTACGCGTGGGTCATGGTCGCGGTCACGTTCCTGTATTCGGTGTTCGCGACGTCCTCCCTCGGCGTGCCCGCCGTCCTGATCCTGCCGATGGCGAAGGACCTGGGCTGGAGCATCGGCGAGATCTCGGCGCCGCAGGGGCTGCGCGTGGCGCTGTTCGGGCTGTGCGCGCCGCTCGCGGGCGGGCTCATGCTGCGCTATGGCGTGCGGCGCATGGTCGGTTTTTCCGGCGCGCTGCTGATGGTCGGCCTGGTCATGTCGATCACGATGACGCAGAAGTGGCAGCTGTGGCTGGGCATGGGCATCCTCCTCGGGCTCGCGCCCGGCATGACCGCGATGCAGCTCACCGCCGTCGTGCCCGCGCGCTGGTTCGTCGCACACCGCGGCCTCGCCATCGGCGTGCTCGGCGCTTCGGTGGCCACCGGCACCCTGATCTTCATGCCGCTCGCCGCGTGGGTGAGCGAGGTGTGGGGCTGGCGCGTGGCCTTGATGATCCCCGCCGTCGGCGCGTTCCTGTCGTGGGGGCTGTTCCTCTGGCTGGGACGAGAACGCCCGCAGCAGATCGGCCTGCAGCCGCTGGGCGCGACGGCGCCGGTGCCCGTGCCACCGCCGACCCACACGAACTTCGTCCGGCTGAGCATCAACGCACTGGCGATGGGCTCGAAGCGCTGGATGTTCTGGGTGCTGGTGTTCACCTTCGCGATCTGCGGCGTCTCGAGTTTCGGCCTGACGCAGGCGCACCTCGTGCCTTTCTGCAGCGACATGGGCATCCCGCTGGGCGTATCGGCGTCGCTGCTGGCCGTCATCGGCGTGTTCGACATGCTGGGCACGATCGGCTCGGGCTGGCTGTGCGACCGCTACGACAACCGCTGGCTGCTCGCCATGTACTACGGCTTGCGCGGGGTCGCGCTGATCTGGCTGGTGTATGCGAACGTCTCGACGACGGGCCTGTTGATCTTCGCCGTGATCTACGGCCTGGACTTCATCGCGACGGTGCCGCCCACGGTGCGCCTGAGCGTGCAGGCCTTCGGGCAGGAAATGGGACCGGCCGTGTTCTCGTGGATCTTCGCCGCGCACCATGTCTCGGCGGGGCTGATGCTCGTGGCGACCGGCATCAGCCGCGACATGATCGGCACCTACGCGCCTTCGTTCCTGGTCGCGGGGCTGCTGTGCCTGGTGGCGGCGGCGAGCTTCTCGGCCGTGCGCGCGCCGCGGCCGGCTACGGCATAG